From one Idiomarina sp. X4 genomic stretch:
- a CDS encoding M14 family metallopeptidase, whose protein sequence is MLSLASVALFSQLTLQQPQDDKPRNPDGCSFEQVKFTTDFAAGRLHHCEREQEGQFKLYLRPEKKDINPSPWYAFAVENMTDKSKTFTITLFAEKGISRYKPKRSGIGEDMWHPIPFSEGDGWLKFEVTLPAKEKEIIAGQEIIDNVHYIEWLSSLIKEPERSKVISLGVSSEGRNLAALEHTVSSSDKWLILIGRQHPPEVTGAIALLHFGELLFSDEKYVSDFRKNYNILLVPNMNPDGVYHGNWRLTAAGVDMNRDWKNQTLPETQALTKYLENVAEDGGKIEFAIDFHSTRRNVFYTIPKGYEPISGAPLRDPQRVYNWIEEVTEIVDSVELDYQPGAHPESGVFKQFITDKFAAHAVTYEVSDNEDRDNIKRVAEAALISLINRLD, encoded by the coding sequence ATGCTCTCTTTAGCCAGCGTTGCGTTATTCAGTCAATTAACGCTTCAGCAGCCTCAGGACGACAAACCGAGGAATCCTGATGGCTGCTCGTTCGAGCAAGTCAAGTTTACAACTGACTTTGCTGCGGGACGTTTACATCATTGTGAGCGAGAACAGGAAGGTCAATTTAAACTCTACTTAAGACCAGAGAAAAAAGACATAAACCCCAGCCCTTGGTATGCGTTTGCAGTTGAAAACATGACGGATAAAAGCAAGACCTTTACTATTACCCTATTCGCAGAAAAAGGTATTTCTAGGTATAAGCCGAAACGTAGCGGTATCGGTGAAGACATGTGGCACCCTATTCCTTTTTCAGAAGGCGATGGCTGGTTAAAGTTTGAGGTTACTCTGCCCGCAAAAGAGAAGGAAATTATCGCTGGGCAAGAAATCATCGATAACGTCCACTATATAGAATGGTTAAGTAGTTTAATTAAAGAGCCAGAACGCTCAAAAGTCATTTCTCTAGGGGTCTCCAGCGAAGGGAGAAACCTGGCAGCCTTAGAGCATACGGTCTCTTCAAGCGATAAGTGGCTGATACTTATCGGCCGTCAACACCCACCAGAAGTCACTGGTGCAATCGCGCTTCTTCACTTTGGGGAACTGTTATTCAGCGATGAGAAATACGTTTCAGACTTCCGAAAAAACTACAACATACTGCTTGTTCCTAACATGAATCCCGACGGGGTATATCATGGCAATTGGCGCTTAACCGCCGCTGGAGTTGATATGAACAGGGACTGGAAGAACCAAACGCTTCCAGAGACTCAAGCCCTGACAAAATACCTAGAAAATGTGGCAGAAGATGGTGGAAAAATTGAATTTGCGATTGATTTTCACTCGACTCGCCGCAACGTTTTTTACACCATTCCCAAAGGCTATGAGCCTATTTCTGGAGCACCCCTACGGGATCCTCAGAGGGTCTATAACTGGATAGAAGAAGTCACTGAAATAGTCGACTCGGTTGAGCTTGATTATCAACCTGGCGCGCACCCTGAAAGCGGTGTGTTCAAACAGTTTATTACCGACAAGTTCGCGGCTCACGCAGTGACCTATGAAGTCAGTGACAACGAAGATCGCGATAACATAAAACGTGTCGCAGAAGCCGCTTTAATTTCCCTTATAAA